In a genomic window of Dyadobacter fermentans DSM 18053:
- the porU2 gene encoding putative type IX secretion system sortase PorU2: MKLHTAGLLLLFLAAFGLEQAVAQQKPGYANSWINYGKPYVKIGVIKKGLHKITMTSLPKEFSSAAVDKLQLWHRGKQVSIISANSSEIVFFGVPNDGSSDSLLYRPMSSRMNPYFSMYSDESSYFLTIGDTAGLRAKATSEPVNVNAAALPSHDEKVTTVFQTDYSLSTVSPVRPNFFNSFFEIGASRTGKIVLSGVMHNNEFTLKNLVGGVENAKIKLLVHGRSNNDRSIEVYVGKNATSLRLVGTIRNSGFGGSEYTFNIKPGDVDDAKKGVLGLKSITTERSERFSLAYYDVSYPQAFDMTGLTGKEFNLKPAKTGFNRVQVKGLPAKSTLLDISNVDTPVVVNGSGENYMVNGTQGKNVRFYASNEITTVAAAKIKPLNLEVIEPKQPNYIIITTQGLMQGANQYAAYRSSADGGGFKTIILNVADLYDQFNYGEPSPLGIRNFMAYMLGEGGKTDKHLFLIGKSITHNERMTRELPDEVPTIGYPASDVLLVEGLAGTAAEIPAIPVGRLSAISNQNVLDYLTKVKEYEHNAIGDYGWRKNFLHLNGGKNTGEITQLKEFLSDLEPTVANGVVGGKVIPFVKQQPIAEVESVNITAEVNAGAGLITYFGHGSATVTDLDMGYITDVKRGYNNFGKYPMMYFNGCGVGNIFAGRFNPNPNATSDRITLSLDWLLAKDRGSVAIIANSYESFVSPSAQYLEQLYKNMFAVPSTVNFSIGKIQIAVAEAIISKTKDKYAVANIHQSLLQGDPALKLVTVSNPDYAVNSEQSISLYSESGNKTIDQSDSVRVAVVLENKGRFVADQSITVDVAYVGNSTVTKSVVVKSFPARDTIMVSFANRRDLDKITVNIDPKHLVKEMDLSNNLAEMDINWDMVKDMNFFSSANNRDVVPPMLHVRFNGTLPKDNEQLNPNPTINITLRDDRQLFADTDLVEVYLKRCPDSSCEFEKLSYTAAGISVDSLDNYSFRINYPTTGLVAGEYELLVNAKDRAGNFCTQPYQISFRILEAGDAGIKLVASPNPATTFVRFELSDVSVSGPIVIKYSIYSLTGALVEEKEFRDTAGSRKLDWYWNPSSSFAAGLFTYKVVVSGQDGQTLRQLTGKVVVTK; encoded by the coding sequence ATGAAGCTGCATACTGCTGGATTGCTGCTCCTGTTCCTGGCCGCCTTTGGCCTGGAACAGGCAGTTGCCCAGCAGAAACCGGGTTATGCCAATAGCTGGATCAATTACGGTAAGCCCTATGTCAAAATAGGGGTTATTAAAAAAGGCCTTCACAAGATAACAATGACGTCACTGCCGAAGGAATTCTCTTCGGCCGCTGTCGATAAATTGCAGCTTTGGCACCGGGGCAAGCAAGTTTCGATCATCAGTGCGAATAGCAGTGAAATAGTGTTTTTTGGAGTACCTAACGATGGTTCCAGCGACTCGCTGCTCTATCGGCCTATGAGCTCTCGCATGAATCCATATTTCAGCATGTATTCAGACGAGAGCTCTTATTTCCTGACTATCGGCGACACGGCCGGTCTCCGGGCAAAGGCGACCAGCGAGCCGGTCAATGTAAATGCGGCGGCGCTGCCAAGTCACGATGAGAAGGTAACTACCGTTTTCCAGACAGACTATTCGTTGAGTACGGTAAGCCCTGTTCGTCCCAATTTTTTCAACAGCTTTTTCGAAATAGGGGCCAGCAGAACTGGCAAGATTGTGTTGTCGGGAGTGATGCACAATAATGAGTTCACTTTGAAAAATTTGGTGGGAGGAGTTGAAAATGCGAAGATCAAACTGCTCGTCCATGGCCGGAGCAACAACGATCGGAGCATCGAGGTTTATGTAGGTAAAAATGCGACGTCGCTCAGACTGGTCGGGACGATAAGGAATTCAGGTTTTGGAGGTTCGGAGTATACCTTTAACATAAAACCTGGCGATGTAGACGATGCAAAAAAGGGCGTGCTCGGCCTGAAAAGCATTACCACAGAAAGATCGGAGCGCTTCTCGCTCGCATATTACGATGTGAGCTATCCACAGGCATTCGACATGACCGGTCTGACCGGAAAAGAATTCAACCTGAAACCTGCCAAAACTGGTTTCAACCGTGTACAGGTAAAGGGCCTTCCCGCCAAATCTACGCTACTTGACATATCCAACGTCGACACTCCCGTCGTGGTAAACGGATCAGGAGAAAATTACATGGTGAACGGTACACAGGGTAAAAATGTGCGGTTTTATGCATCCAATGAGATTACTACGGTAGCCGCAGCGAAAATCAAACCGCTGAACCTGGAAGTAATCGAACCTAAACAACCGAATTACATCATCATTACGACACAGGGCCTCATGCAAGGCGCAAACCAATATGCGGCCTACCGCAGTTCTGCGGATGGGGGCGGATTTAAGACCATTATATTGAATGTTGCTGATCTTTACGATCAATTCAACTACGGCGAACCTAGTCCGCTTGGTATCAGAAATTTTATGGCCTACATGCTCGGAGAGGGCGGGAAAACGGATAAACACCTGTTTTTAATAGGCAAATCTATCACACACAACGAAAGAATGACAAGAGAGCTGCCGGACGAAGTACCGACCATCGGATACCCTGCTTCGGATGTGCTTCTGGTCGAGGGATTGGCGGGTACAGCGGCGGAAATTCCAGCCATACCGGTGGGAAGGTTATCCGCGATTTCAAACCAGAACGTACTCGATTACCTTACAAAAGTGAAAGAATACGAACACAATGCGATCGGGGATTATGGCTGGCGTAAGAACTTCCTGCACCTCAACGGAGGTAAAAATACCGGCGAAATCACGCAGCTGAAAGAGTTTTTGAGCGACCTGGAACCCACGGTTGCGAACGGGGTCGTAGGCGGAAAAGTGATACCATTCGTGAAGCAACAGCCGATCGCGGAAGTAGAATCGGTGAACATTACCGCTGAGGTGAACGCGGGAGCCGGTTTGATTACTTATTTCGGGCACGGTTCAGCGACGGTTACGGATCTCGATATGGGGTATATAACGGACGTTAAACGTGGCTATAACAATTTTGGGAAATACCCGATGATGTATTTCAACGGATGCGGTGTGGGTAACATTTTCGCCGGCCGCTTTAATCCTAACCCGAATGCGACCAGTGACAGGATCACGCTGTCACTCGATTGGCTGCTGGCGAAGGACCGCGGAAGCGTTGCAATCATTGCGAATTCGTACGAGAGCTTCGTGAGCCCGTCAGCGCAATATTTGGAACAGTTGTACAAAAATATGTTTGCCGTTCCGTCGACCGTGAATTTCTCGATCGGCAAAATCCAGATAGCGGTGGCCGAGGCGATTATTTCCAAGACAAAAGACAAATATGCAGTTGCCAACATTCACCAATCGCTCTTGCAGGGCGATCCGGCGCTAAAACTGGTTACGGTAAGCAATCCCGACTATGCGGTGAATTCAGAACAAAGCATTTCACTTTATTCTGAATCTGGCAACAAAACCATTGATCAATCCGACTCTGTGCGAGTGGCGGTTGTGCTGGAAAATAAGGGACGATTCGTAGCGGACCAATCTATAACGGTCGATGTGGCTTATGTAGGAAATAGCACTGTTACGAAATCGGTAGTGGTGAAATCGTTCCCGGCTCGCGATACCATTATGGTTTCTTTTGCAAACAGGAGGGATTTGGATAAAATCACAGTGAATATTGACCCAAAACACCTCGTCAAAGAAATGGACCTTTCCAACAACCTGGCGGAAATGGATATCAATTGGGACATGGTCAAAGACATGAATTTCTTCTCGTCTGCAAACAATAGGGACGTGGTGCCGCCGATGCTTCACGTCAGGTTCAACGGTACGCTTCCCAAAGACAATGAGCAATTGAACCCAAATCCAACTATTAACATTACACTTCGGGATGACCGCCAGCTCTTTGCCGACACCGATCTGGTCGAGGTATATTTGAAGCGGTGCCCGGATAGCTCTTGCGAGTTTGAGAAACTCAGCTACACTGCCGCAGGAATAAGTGTTGATTCGCTGGATAATTACAGTTTCCGTATTAACTACCCAACTACCGGCCTGGTGGCGGGAGAATACGAATTGCTTGTGAATGCCAAGGACAGGGCAGGTAACTTCTGCACCCAGCCTTACCAGATTTCATTCCGCATATTGGAAGCAGGTGATGCAGGCATCAAGCTCGTAGCCAGCCCCAATCCGGCGACTACGTTCGTACGGTTCGAGCTCAGCGATGTTAGTGTCTCCGGCCCTATCGTAATCAAATATTCTATCTATTCCCTGACAGGCGCCTTGGTGGAGGAAAAAGAGTTTCGCGACACGGCAGGCTCACGAAAACTGGATTGGTATTGGAATCCATCATCGTCATTTGCGGCTGGACTATTTACTTATAAGGTAGTTGTGTCCGGGCAGGATGGCCAGACATTGAGACAGCTTACTGGAAAAGTAGTGGTAACGAAATGA
- a CDS encoding collagen-like protein, which yields MLKKLISFAFLCLSVAMVACDGDKGDVGPAGPQGPAGPAGAQGPKGDSGVNGQDGMGARMFTTGPVKSTEGGYVAGKNLSTEDSTYIANSSVFVYVKSQNRWWNMPGIVRWDGDKFTNYGVFSRLGNARVFITLQALNWSEDQPTAPDRDFQDIRVLFVPADQFRLNADLQKSSYEETIAALGLKDSDAVKVD from the coding sequence ATGTTGAAAAAACTAATATCATTTGCTTTCTTGTGTTTGTCTGTTGCAATGGTAGCCTGTGATGGCGATAAGGGAGATGTGGGACCCGCTGGCCCGCAAGGTCCCGCAGGACCGGCAGGTGCTCAGGGACCTAAGGGTGATTCCGGCGTTAATGGACAAGACGGAATGGGCGCGAGGATGTTCACGACAGGCCCAGTGAAAAGCACTGAAGGCGGTTATGTTGCCGGAAAGAACCTTTCGACGGAAGATTCAACGTACATTGCGAACAGCTCTGTTTTCGTTTACGTGAAAAGCCAGAATAGATGGTGGAACATGCCGGGTATAGTTCGCTGGGACGGAGACAAGTTCACCAACTATGGCGTATTCTCCCGTCTTGGAAATGCCCGCGTATTTATCACATTGCAGGCATTAAACTGGTCGGAAGATCAGCCAACTGCGCCGGATCGGGACTTCCAGGATATCAGAGTATTGTTTGTCCCTGCCGATCAGTTCCGTTTGAATGCAGACCTGCAGAAAAGCAGCTACGAAGAAACGATTGCCGCGCTTGGTCTCAAAGATTCAGATGCAGTTAAAGTCGATTAA
- a CDS encoding lasso RiPP family leader peptide-containing protein, which yields MRTVISHSTQTKKSYRKPVLNKLGNVAKLTKGKIGSQEDEDGDFDFNED from the coding sequence ATGAGAACAGTGATATCGCACTCTACACAGACAAAAAAGTCTTATCGCAAACCCGTGCTGAACAAGCTTGGAAACGTTGCTAAACTTACAAAGGGTAAAATCGGCAGTCAAGAAGATGAAGACGGCGATTTCGACTTTAACGAAGACTAA
- a CDS encoding lasso peptide isopeptide bond-forming cyclase — MLVSKYGYIGIKGKKKSRHLGSSYLGAFFSSPKILETEFLSSSFGENSVSVFLSILDGKLASNSVGVGALFDVDKKELILTRDLFGRVPFHYTIIDGSTFLFSTSYTSLLTQSAVRRDLKPDVRRIKSYATVHGDAMTLCNSDTFLTNIKSVLPGHALRLTADTATSVPLLRFRPSKWTHLVSLEEFGEEFRSCFLNAVRASDKGPHERFASHLSGGMDSSSVSTALRFLYPDHPLLTLYNKSNTLDSDENLYAQAVAEAIGSEHHELIQSTNDFDLLREYIALSGQPSSKLSSPSSSWTLMKFAQSHHCDTVFNGVGGDSVVGTGFGATERAFADGNWNVVRQLIEKRVPYFSLSHQYPKWNQLSFEEKTDIVVQNFLYKQLSNKLMHSSLSEFWRLYNAVSKSFHISHTYFLRRGFTSLVNKSRRKETSQVMSVIREEMLKQSEEKDFAAMGLLDDPTDQAALRYSFRGVFNRQTLLVNEQDFASSTHMGMVSSSPFYNHELFELCLAVPDVVKFGDGIGRAHFREGMKGLLVDKVRCRSTKTPLRSHAQDVVIRMFNDSKELLFDSKTIWEYVDRQKFDHQLSILTNKKIPYNHKVDTRFHVSKTISLATWLADVVQVD; from the coding sequence ATGCTTGTTTCGAAGTATGGGTATATAGGAATTAAAGGAAAAAAAAAGTCGAGGCATCTAGGTAGCAGCTATCTAGGTGCTTTTTTTTCAAGTCCGAAAATACTGGAAACGGAATTTCTCTCCAGCTCGTTTGGTGAAAATTCCGTTTCCGTTTTTTTGTCCATTCTCGATGGCAAACTTGCTTCCAATAGTGTTGGCGTAGGTGCATTATTTGATGTAGATAAAAAAGAGCTGATACTCACCCGCGACCTGTTCGGTCGAGTGCCGTTTCACTACACCATCATCGACGGCTCCACATTCCTATTTTCCACGAGTTACACCTCATTGCTCACCCAAAGCGCCGTAAGGCGGGATTTGAAGCCCGACGTCCGTCGGATTAAAAGCTACGCCACTGTCCATGGCGATGCCATGACGCTTTGCAATTCGGATACATTTTTGACCAACATCAAATCCGTCTTGCCCGGCCATGCTCTGAGACTCACCGCAGATACGGCGACATCCGTCCCTTTGTTGCGGTTCCGGCCTTCAAAGTGGACTCATTTAGTATCATTAGAAGAGTTTGGTGAGGAGTTCCGTAGTTGCTTTCTCAATGCCGTCCGGGCTAGCGACAAAGGTCCACACGAACGGTTCGCTTCGCATTTGAGCGGGGGAATGGACTCGTCGTCAGTGAGCACTGCGCTCCGGTTTCTTTATCCTGACCATCCACTACTTACGCTTTACAACAAGTCCAATACGCTAGACAGCGACGAGAATCTGTATGCGCAAGCAGTCGCGGAAGCAATCGGCTCTGAACATCACGAGCTGATCCAGTCGACGAACGACTTTGACCTTTTAAGGGAATATATCGCGCTGTCCGGCCAGCCTTCCAGTAAACTTTCGAGTCCATCTTCCAGCTGGACACTCATGAAGTTTGCTCAATCGCACCACTGCGACACTGTTTTTAATGGTGTAGGCGGAGATTCTGTGGTAGGAACGGGCTTTGGAGCAACCGAACGAGCTTTTGCCGATGGCAACTGGAACGTGGTCAGGCAACTGATTGAAAAGCGAGTCCCTTATTTCTCCCTTTCGCACCAATATCCAAAATGGAATCAGCTCTCCTTTGAGGAGAAAACGGATATTGTGGTGCAAAACTTCCTTTACAAGCAACTCTCCAACAAGTTGATGCATAGCTCTCTTAGTGAGTTCTGGCGCCTTTATAATGCGGTATCAAAGTCATTCCATATTTCACATACCTATTTCCTTCGTCGTGGGTTTACGAGCCTCGTTAACAAGTCTCGGCGGAAAGAAACAAGCCAGGTAATGTCGGTAATCCGGGAGGAGATGTTGAAGCAGTCGGAAGAAAAGGATTTCGCTGCAATGGGCCTGCTGGATGATCCGACGGACCAGGCTGCATTGCGTTATTCATTTCGTGGCGTTTTCAACAGGCAAACGTTGCTCGTGAATGAACAGGATTTTGCTTCCAGCACCCACATGGGTATGGTGAGTAGCTCTCCTTTTTACAATCATGAGCTGTTTGAACTCTGCCTGGCAGTGCCCGATGTTGTGAAGTTCGGTGATGGAATCGGGCGAGCTCATTTCCGTGAAGGAATGAAGGGACTTCTAGTGGATAAGGTGAGGTGCCGAAGTACTAAAACGCCCCTTAGGTCGCACGCACAGGACGTAGTTATCCGAATGTTCAACGACTCTAAAGAGCTTCTTTTTGACTCAAAAACGATTTGGGAGTATGTCGACAGACAAAAGTTCGACCACCAATTGTCTATCCTGACCAACAAAAAAATCCCGTACAATCACAAGGTTGATACGAGATTTCATGTGTCCAAGACCATTTCACTGGCTACCTGGCTCGCGGATGTCGTCCAGGTAGATTAG
- the porU2 gene encoding putative type IX secretion system sortase PorU2 translates to MAQIALGQGTPWNGFYGNEWLQGKYSQKWLRIGISQKGIHRVTLPAGFMVGSDPNVLHLYHRGVEVALTAASTTQIEFYGVPNDGASDSLLYRPYSARTNPYYSHFSDESSYFLTIGSPNGKRAAVENLTDPAGSDLLTYHMQTDNVAYPNDYTHATNYPTRPTNLNSFMEDGQTRSSTRFNDTDAHPIFSEFPISVKKQVGSDPPQAEILVHGRSNYSPNGIYPRNIHAYVGKDAGSLRKVDQKSIDGFMYAKFNFPIQQTDLNAGVGRFGFQLDAPLQGAANDRFSVTYYNVTYQQQIDMFGSNSYLFTFPSAAQGSKSRIAVTTPPGGTVKFYDITDPANLRVVNGTTASVIFSRPNTKPLLMLATNQTFDVDGGKVSVVTFPQINKSDYDYMIVSSESLIEAADSIALYRSAETAGRKFKTGIFKIRDIYNQFNYGEPSPIAIRRFVDFMISDLKKDNLGRLDKYLLLLGISVTRNDRINKELLNEVPTFSFPGSDLLLIEGLQGTPRDVPAIPVGRIPATNNAQALAYLRKVKQYENATTNLAWRKNVAHISGGKTSSEINDHVSNLNTAALKVKANVFQGRVYTAKKPVATDQVLQMDTLAKHVNVNVTAAADSAGGLGMITYFGHSVPYQTDYNFGYVSDGAKKYNNPNRYPIIFYNGCDILNVFSNNFNETVNTNTSRPQSLDWLLSANKGAIAVFGNSWAGYASSCNNYMQKIYTELFTKNDADRDLMGRVLQVVAAQTKAGGGFRMGFENARTAEVYVADQAQIHQTVLLGDPALKVLVSTEGGLPVTLVSFNAQAAGNQVNVNWKTSSEVNNSHFVVERSYNAKNFEVVGRVEGKGTINEESVYNFIDTKPLPGVSYYRLKQVDYVTTGADGKQIDGKSTYSRIVSVEREGTSLLTVYPNPVTDVVNITLNNVVKLKKWSLIGLDGAAKKSGTGAKIDLSNYPSGTYMVEITTVNDDVYYQKVVKK, encoded by the coding sequence GTGGCGCAAATTGCACTCGGTCAGGGAACACCATGGAATGGCTTTTACGGGAACGAATGGCTTCAGGGGAAATATAGCCAGAAGTGGTTGCGCATAGGAATATCTCAAAAAGGTATACATCGTGTTACGCTTCCGGCTGGTTTTATGGTGGGGTCCGACCCCAATGTGTTACACCTGTATCACCGCGGCGTAGAAGTGGCGCTTACTGCTGCAAGCACAACCCAAATCGAATTTTACGGCGTACCCAACGACGGGGCTTCAGATTCGTTGCTTTACCGTCCTTATTCCGCACGGACGAACCCATATTACAGCCACTTTTCCGACGAAAGTTCTTATTTTCTGACAATCGGTTCACCTAATGGGAAAAGGGCTGCGGTGGAGAATTTGACCGACCCTGCCGGGTCTGACCTGCTGACCTACCACATGCAAACCGATAATGTGGCATATCCAAACGATTACACCCATGCCACCAATTATCCGACCAGGCCAACGAACTTGAACAGCTTCATGGAAGACGGCCAAACCAGGAGTTCGACAAGGTTTAATGATACGGATGCGCACCCGATTTTTTCGGAGTTCCCTATTTCAGTGAAAAAGCAGGTGGGATCTGATCCGCCGCAGGCCGAAATTCTCGTTCACGGTCGCTCGAATTATTCGCCTAATGGCATTTATCCGCGAAATATTCATGCCTATGTCGGGAAAGATGCAGGCTCGTTGAGAAAAGTGGATCAGAAGTCGATCGACGGATTTATGTACGCGAAATTCAATTTCCCGATTCAACAGACAGACCTCAATGCGGGTGTAGGACGATTTGGATTTCAGCTGGACGCGCCGTTACAAGGTGCGGCGAACGACAGATTTTCTGTAACCTATTATAATGTAACATATCAGCAGCAAATCGATATGTTCGGCAGCAATTCTTATCTGTTTACATTTCCATCGGCTGCTCAGGGTTCAAAAAGCAGAATTGCGGTGACAACACCTCCGGGAGGCACTGTGAAGTTCTATGATATAACTGACCCGGCGAATCTCCGTGTGGTTAATGGAACAACTGCGAGTGTCATTTTCAGCCGACCGAATACGAAACCGCTGTTAATGCTGGCCACCAACCAAACCTTTGATGTAGACGGAGGCAAAGTTTCTGTGGTGACATTCCCTCAGATCAACAAGTCGGACTACGACTACATGATCGTGAGCAGTGAATCGCTGATCGAAGCCGCGGACTCCATTGCATTGTACAGAAGCGCTGAGACGGCGGGAAGGAAATTTAAGACAGGTATTTTTAAGATCAGGGATATCTATAATCAATTTAACTATGGAGAGCCGAGCCCTATTGCTATCAGGCGATTTGTTGACTTTATGATTTCTGATTTGAAAAAGGATAATCTTGGCAGGCTGGATAAGTATTTATTGCTGCTTGGAATATCTGTTACCCGTAATGACCGAATCAATAAAGAGCTGCTGAACGAAGTTCCGACGTTCTCTTTCCCCGGTTCGGATCTCCTGTTGATCGAGGGTCTCCAAGGCACGCCCAGGGACGTTCCGGCTATTCCTGTCGGTCGAATTCCTGCGACCAACAATGCACAGGCACTGGCTTATCTGAGGAAAGTGAAGCAGTATGAAAATGCGACAACCAATTTGGCCTGGCGGAAAAATGTGGCACATATCAGCGGAGGGAAAACCTCTTCCGAGATCAACGACCACGTTTCCAACCTGAACACGGCAGCGCTCAAAGTGAAAGCGAATGTTTTTCAGGGAAGAGTTTATACGGCTAAAAAACCCGTTGCAACGGATCAGGTTCTTCAAATGGATACATTGGCCAAGCACGTCAACGTAAACGTCACTGCTGCTGCCGATAGCGCCGGTGGGCTGGGTATGATCACCTATTTCGGGCACAGCGTTCCCTATCAGACAGACTATAACTTCGGATACGTATCCGATGGTGCGAAAAAGTATAACAACCCGAACAGATACCCGATCATTTTCTACAATGGTTGTGATATCCTGAATGTTTTCAGCAACAATTTCAATGAAACTGTGAATACGAACACATCCCGGCCGCAGTCTCTTGACTGGCTTTTGAGCGCCAACAAAGGAGCAATCGCTGTGTTTGGAAACTCGTGGGCAGGTTATGCTTCAAGCTGTAATAATTACATGCAAAAGATCTACACGGAGCTGTTTACCAAAAATGACGCCGACAGAGATTTGATGGGCCGTGTTCTGCAAGTAGTAGCTGCGCAGACCAAAGCGGGCGGCGGATTCAGAATGGGATTTGAAAATGCAAGAACGGCGGAGGTTTATGTTGCCGATCAGGCGCAGATTCATCAGACTGTTCTCCTCGGTGATCCTGCTCTGAAAGTGCTTGTTTCAACAGAAGGAGGTTTGCCCGTTACACTCGTTTCATTTAATGCGCAAGCTGCCGGTAACCAGGTTAATGTAAACTGGAAAACTAGCTCAGAGGTGAACAATAGCCATTTCGTAGTGGAAAGAAGCTACAATGCTAAGAATTTCGAGGTGGTGGGACGTGTAGAGGGCAAAGGTACGATCAACGAAGAGTCGGTTTACAACTTTATCGACACCAAGCCGCTGCCAGGTGTGAGCTACTACCGTTTGAAACAGGTTGACTATGTAACAACCGGCGCCGACGGAAAGCAGATTGATGGCAAAAGTACCTATTCTCGCATTGTATCTGTTGAGCGCGAAGGAACCAGCTTGCTGACGGTGTATCCGAACCCGGTGACTGATGTAGTAAACATTACTCTCAACAATGTGGTGAAACTGAAAAAGTGGAGCCTGATTGGCTTGGACGGCGCCGCTAAAAAGTCGGGTACCGGAGCGAAAATCGACCTTTCGAACTACCCATCAGGGACTTATATGGTTGAGATAACCACCGTAAATGACGACGTGTATTATCAGAAGGTCGTTAAAAAGTAG
- the udk gene encoding uridine kinase translates to MTANQEKPPYIVGITGGSASGKTYFMKNLIDAFGKEEITRISQDNYYRPIHEIPRDENGIENFDLPETIDHHLFAEHIAVLRAGRSVQQKEYTFNNPLIQPEILLFEPRPIIIVEGIFVFYFPEIARLIDLKIFVDAKEHVKIKRRIIRDNNERGYDLDDVLYRWEHHVAPTYDKFILPLRAEADMIINNNSRFDVGLQVLIGFLKRKLEEQNKHSS, encoded by the coding sequence ATGACGGCGAATCAGGAGAAACCGCCTTACATTGTGGGTATCACCGGCGGCAGCGCTTCGGGGAAGACCTATTTCATGAAAAATCTCATCGATGCTTTCGGCAAAGAAGAGATCACGCGCATCTCGCAGGACAACTATTACCGGCCCATTCACGAAATCCCCCGCGACGAGAATGGAATCGAGAATTTCGACCTTCCGGAAACAATCGACCACCATTTATTTGCCGAGCACATAGCCGTGCTGCGGGCGGGGCGTTCGGTGCAGCAAAAGGAATACACATTCAATAACCCGCTGATCCAACCAGAAATCCTCCTGTTCGAACCCCGGCCCATTATCATCGTAGAAGGAATATTCGTTTTCTATTTCCCTGAGATAGCGCGGCTTATCGATCTGAAAATTTTTGTCGACGCGAAGGAGCATGTTAAAATAAAACGGCGGATTATTCGTGATAATAACGAACGCGGCTATGATCTGGACGATGTGCTATACCGCTGGGAACACCACGTCGCACCCACATACGACAAGTTCATTCTTCCACTCCGGGCAGAAGCGGATATGATCATCAATAACAATTCGCGTTTCGACGTCGGATTGCAGGTGCTGATCGGCTTTTTGAAGAGAAAACTGGAAGAGCAAAACAAACATTCATCATAG